Genomic segment of Pochonia chlamydosporia 170 chromosome 1, whole genome shotgun sequence:
CCAGTACCTTGGGCGTGTATCATTTGCCCTCTATCTTGTTCATGGACCGATATTATGGACTCTAGGGGACCGGTTCTACGCAGCCGTTGGCTTTAGGGGCAAGGCGCAAATGGAACACATCCCTCAATGGGTTGATAAGTTTGTGCTACCACAGGCAGGTCCCGTGGGACTCGAATTTGCCTTTCTCTTACCGCACTTTGTCCTATTACCCTTGACATTGTTTGTAGCAGACTTTGTGACcaaggccattgacaagccTAGCGTCCAGTTTGCGGCTTGGTTATATGCAAAATCACAAGGGGGCATGCCAAACAAGCAATTGAGATCATAGCATCGAGCAAATAGCAATAGAAATAAATACAACGCTTCACCATAGGGTCGTTGTGCTCGTCACAAATTGGGCTGCTAAAAGAGGACTAACTATTTTTACGAATCCCATGAAACCACATTCATCAATCGATCTCTTGTTCGAGTGCGACGGATATCTTCTGGGTCACCCGGCCGGCAACGAACTGACTCAGGTTGTATTACCGCTCACAACTTTCTAGGCAAGGTGCCACATTAGGTCCAGTGCCCATGCTCACACCCGGATTTTGCTCCGTTGTTCATCTTCCGCGGCGGATGGGACGGCATAGTCAATTCTGATTAATGACAGACTCTCAGCACCACGCGACAAGCTTTTGCGGCTACGATGGGCGATAGGCACAGCAGGACATCATTCACATTTCGTCTGACTCTAACTCGTTGACTCGTTGACTCGTTGACTCGTTCAACAGGCAGGCCAAAGCATGTGCCGATTTCCGCACGTTTGACCATTGGAGTTGTGTCAGTTGGGGGCCAACGTAGATTTCGGTTCAATTATAGCCCTGGCCAGTTTTCGGATGTAAACTGCCAAATTAAGAGTAGCGGCCCACCTGTTCGGTTGTCCGCCCACCTCGTGGCGCTGGCATGTGGGAGTACAGATGCTCCACGAGATACTTGGTGTTGTGTCTGTGGGTTTGACTGAATAACCCGCATACCCAGTCAAGCAGGCAATTTACGCATACCCACAGGTACCCCTGGTAAGCCGCTATCAGACGTTGTCATCGGCGGTTACTCCGGTACGCCTATAACACCAAAAATACCTTGCAGAGGACGAAGGATGCTGAGTGGGGATAACAACTTGGCCCAGGAAGCAACACTCATCCAATCCGTCGTTGGTGAGGACTGAAGAGTGGCCAACCTCTTGGAAGCACAGCGAGGCCGGGCACAGGGCAAATTGCACAGATACCAGCACACACTCTCACTCGGTCCAGTATCCTTGTTCTGCTTGTTTTCAGCGACCTGCATGCTTATCTATGACATCCACATTCAGCTGCCAAGGTAGCTGGAGATTGTCCCCAGCGCTCCAACGCTCACTACCAGTGATAAGAGCGAAAGAACTGTTGGTCCTCCCATTGCCCTGCTCTGGGGTTCGCTTAGTCGCAGTTGGATGAGTAGTTCCGCGGAGAGATTGCCAATCTTACAAGCTGCATAATACCAGACAACATGCTCATACGAGACACACAACGGCTAGCTTTGGCAATCGTGCTGACTGTCGTATTGCTCTACACTTCTTGGGTGTATTTCGCTCGTGGAAGAGAGCTTCAAGACTTGGTACCCCACGGTGCGGACGACTCAGTCAATGACGATAAACCGCCATATACGCCGCCGAATATACCAattcctcttcctcacccAGATGCCGACCCAATCGACGACTCTACTAGCCAGGAAATCGCCTTACAAGAGCCTCAAATAAACGGCAACGACATTGCGCATCGGACTGAGGGCATAAATCAGGGCGAAAATACTATGCCGCCTTTGCAGGAAGTAGTCAACTAGAAGGAGATTTAGGCGCAGCGGCAAATGATTAGAATATTAGTCCCGGTTTGGGAATATGACGCAATTGACGGAGTTGATGCCACTAGCAAATTGATTAACGTTCTAGGCGCTCTTTGGCGTTTAGTTGCTCTCTATAGATAGCTCTCCCTATATAATAATAATGATTGAGTTGTTAGTGTCTCATAGTAACTGGGACGTGAGATAATACCGAGGGCAGATCACAGAGTGAAAACTGTACACGCTAGAGGGTTCTCAAAGCATGCGAGTTCCCAAGATGACATGAATCCTCAAGGGTAGGAACCAGTGCCAAGTTGCATTCTGATTCTTTTCCCCTGCCAAATTTCCCCATGAAACATTCTATTCCTTCCTTTCTCGGCTTGCTTTGTCGTCAATTGCCCGCGCTTGTCCTGTTATAAGTGCTAACAATGCCCCTGAGAGTTTGGGACTGTGATTTGAATGGGTCAGCATTGGGGAACTGAAACTACTAGCATTACTAACTACCGAGACTAGCGCAATTGCAAAACAAATGTCATCATGAATATACAACACAGTAAGAACATCTTATAAGGAATTCTCCATAATCTGTGTGTCCTCTATTGCACATAGTTTGTATATATCTATAGGCTTATAATGGTATGGGTTTTATTTGCTTATTTGCTTCTTTAGTGTGTTAATAGTCGTGATTTGggtttgatgttgtcaacGGATACAAGTAAgactatctctctgcatcagtCAGTGGTTCTCTCTTGCAGAGGCAAATAGGCTGCCGGCTATTACCTTCAGATACTAAAGTGGAAAAGGTGCGGATAAAAGCATAGACTGCGTAATTGCCGCATATGCTACTACAGCGGTAGACTTGGTTCGTGACTGTTATCTACCTAAGAGCCATCGTACCATTCCCAGATTGGTACACGCAGAGTGTTGTTTCTATCTCGGGATCAAAGTCGATAGAGACCGTAGTAATGTCTACCCTTTTGCCAGCATCCGCCTAGATGTTTGTCGCTGGTGTTGTCTAATCAGCGTTTGGATACTTCTGACACTTTCTGCGTTGTACAGTCACCAATCCATTTATGCCAGTTCATGACAACGTGTGTGCTGAGTTTAAGGGGCGCCGCTGGCAGTCTGTGGCTCATCCCTCTAATCTCGGGTATAAGTGGCCATTCTCCGTTGTTTCAAATTGTACAATCATGTACCCCTGCTATTGATCCCAGGAGGGGGGATCAAAACATATTCCAAAAGCCACACTTCAACTGGTATTATCTGTGATTTAGCCTATTGCATGCCCTGTATGATCTGTCTCATTATAGACTGGGATTAGTTGTTGGGTCTGACTGCTGCTCTAGCTTCAAGGATGATATACACTCTTGCATGCGTATCAAGTTTAAGATGCACAGTTGCCGCCTTCAAACCTGACGTTGAGGTGTTCTGAGTGTATATCAAGTAATATTGCTAGAGATAAAATACGGACAATGGAAAAAAGTGTCAGGCAATGTGTAGTTATTAGCCTACAGAGCACACGTAGTGCCACAAGCAGGGTACTTCAATATAGCCTGtaagcaagcaagccatggcTTGGATAGACAGCCTAATTTACGCGGCCGATCATAGAGCGCCGGCAAGAATGTTCCGACTTTAACCATCCCACAAGATTGCTAGAAGAAATACTGTTGCCTTTGTCGGGTGAGTCTTCGCAGTCTTCCACACGGCCAAAAAGTGCAATACCCTATATCACTTTGCCTGATGCTCTCCTGCATTAGATGTGTTGTCGCTAGGATATAAAATATGCAGTTATATAATTAATGTGTCTATTTTCTTAAAGATGTGGTTGTTAAGTCTAGATTTGCGTGGGTTTTAACGTACTATGTGCACTATGAGTTCCTTCACACCAAGAACGGTCACCGAACGTGGATGCCACTCGCAGCGACCCCAAAATTCGTTTCGAACAAACAGAGACTCGTTCAAAACGCCGAGAAGTATGAAATATGTGCTGAGTAAAGTTCAACCCTCAGATCGACCGCCAGTCGTGTTATTGAGTCAATTTGGTGAGTTTTCCAAGGTCCCTATAAAGTGGTGTATCTGCTTCTTATACCACAGTAACGCGTGTGTACTTTTTGCACCCGAGTTACTTCTATTTGCATGTCCCTGCAAGAATGTGCAATAGGTCTCGAGGCCAGACGATGGACTCTAAGACGCTTTTGTTCACAAACTCTCTTTGAACTTCTGCAAAACAACGGGATATGCTTTCATGCACTGGTAGACGCCTTTAGGCACCAAACGAGGCAGCCGATGTTGCAGTGACATTGCGGGTCGGAAGCTCACGAGCCTGTTGGTGTCGTTGGAGACCGATTGGTACAAAAACATACTTGTAGATTCATGTTTTGTCTTGCGCTACAAAATATTTCTATTTCGCTTTTCTGCAGTGGCAAGTTAAGTCATCAAGCTAGCTCGGAACGACTACCCTGGATTAGGTCAAGTCAACGACTTTATTTATTTTACTGTAATTAGTGACGTGACTATTGGGGAAGTAATTTGACTCCTGGCTACAGAGTAAACCAGACAGAATGTCACCGAGGAAATGGCACCCCGCTTCACCAATATTGAAATGTGTCACACATGCAGCTTTATAGCGCATGGGAGTGCTTCGCTACAAAGGTTCATACTTGACAAATGGGTATAAGATGGCAAATGTAGGTTTCCTCGGATACAGAAAACGTACTCCTGCTTGTATCTACATACAAGGACTAAAAAAGAGCCAGAATTGTCGCTTATATCGAGTCGACTGCCTCGGCAATCTGCCTCTCCCCTCACCAATTGACCCCATACCCCACACTCGATCCCTGAAACGGCTCCGGCCGCACAGTCCGCCCGACATCCCGGTTCCGTGCATGGGGACCGGAAATATGTCATATAAGCTGTCATTCCAAGCCTAGAGATGCAAAAAAAATTGGACAAATTATGAATGCCCGTTGACTCATCCTACACAGGTCAACGATTGTAGGACTCTGACGTGGTACCGATACAACAAGCGAGCGCCGGGTGTTCTCGAATCCGCCATTGACGGGACAGACACTACAAACCGATCTTAATAACACGCGAGTCTACAAATAAATCCACCATGGCACAGAAAGGACCAATTACCACGTCATTTACCCAGCTCATGGGCATCAAGCACCCCGTTGTGCTTGCGGGCATGGCGCATACTTCGGGCGGAGAACTCTCTGCTGCCGTTTCAAATGCTGGCGGCCTGGGAGTCATTGGCGGTTTGCAATATACGCCCGACCAGCTTCGAGAAATTATCGCGGAAATGAAGGCAAATTTTAAGCAGCCAGATCTGCCTTTTGGCATTGATCTCGCGCTCCCTCAAATTGGCGGAAACGCACGGAAAACGAATCACGATTATACACACGggaagctggaagagctgATTGATTTGACTATTGAGAGCGGTGCAAAATTGTTTGTTTGCGCCATTGGTGTTCCACCAAAGCACATCATTGAAAAGCTTCACAAAAATGGAATCTACGTCATGAACATGGTCGGTCACCCAAAACACGCTGTCAAGGCCCTAGATCTCGGTGTCGATATTGTTTGTGCGCAGGGAACCGAGGCAGGCGGTCATACAGGAGATATAGCAAGCTCAGTTCTAATACCTGCAGTCGTTGACGTTGCCAGACGATATAAGCCGCCGATGCTTAAAGGATCCTCAGCCTTGGTTCTCGCCGCTGGTGGCATCTGTAATGGCCGCGGCGTCGCAGCAGCTCTAATGCAAGGTGCCTCTGCAGTTTGGGTCGGAACTCGTTTTGTGGCATCTGTCGAGGCCAACAGTAGCAACGACCACAAGCAGGCCGTGGTGGATTGCGATTTCACCGAAACGGAGCGAACACTCGTCCTGTCCGGAAGGCCTCTACGAATGAAGCCCAACGACTATATTAAGCGGTGGAACCGGAACCCTCAACAGATTCAAGATCTGTGCAACCGCGGCGTCGTGCCAGTCGAGTATGATCTGGAAAATGGAGCTGAGGACATTGATGTGCCTCACTTCATGGGTCAGGTGGCAGGCTCGATCCGCCGTATCCAACCGGCCGGTGAAATCGTGCAGGAACTTGTTGACGAAGCCGTTGAGATGCTGAGAATGGGAGGAACATATCTGAATGGTGGCAGTAAGCTATAGAACTGGAACAAAGACTGAACACCAGCTCAGTAGCGACTGTGATGACCTCCTAGTCTAACCGCATGTACAACACAAATCCATAGCGAATACACATTGGGCTTTTTATCGGCTTGGCCAATACACGACATTTCTGTGAAGAAACGAGATGAACTCGAGATCGGAGCCGACGACCAGAACCGCTAATTATCACCTACTAGGACGATGAGAACCGAGGAACATCTTGTTCTAATACAATGTATTGTTTGGGTTACACGCTGCCGTTACCTGGACCGAAAATCTATGTTTCTAGTCTACCATCTACCAGGTCTAATTAAACTCGTTCATCCTCGACGTGCTGCCATATCCATTAGTTTTGTATGTTGAAGTATAGTCTGAAGGCAAGCTGCTAGTGATCTGTACCGCCTGCGCTATTGCCTGCTTCAGGTTTTCGATTGACTCGTCGCTGATCTGATGATGCATGGCAATGCGCTCGTCCATCAGTCTAACATTAAATTTTTCGCATTGTTCCAGTAGAACGCCCATATCGATTTTCGACCGCTTTGCGTCTATAAAAAAGAAGTTTGTGTCAACTGGGATTTGAGGCACGACTCCGAGTTTCTTGAGATCCTGCTCCAATTGCTTCGTCTTTGCATGGGTCTGAGCCATCGTCGGCCATACATCTCTCAACGCGACCAATGCTGCCGCCGTCAAAACGCCTGCCTGGCGAATTCCTCCTCCTTGCTGCTTCCGCAGCCATCGCGCCTttttgatgttttgtttggtgCTTGCAAGAACTCCACCGATTGGAGCACCGAGGCCCTTGGAGACGCACATCGAGACGCTGTCAAAGTATTGACAATAT
This window contains:
- a CDS encoding oxidoreductase (similar to Magnaporthe oryzae 70-15 XP_003709226.1), which gives rise to MAQKGPITTSFTQLMGIKHPVVLAGMAHTSGGELSAAVSNAGGLGVIGGLQYTPDQLREIIAEMKANFKQPDLPFGIDLALPQIGGNARKTNHDYTHGKLEELIDLTIESGAKLFVCAIGVPPKHIIEKLHKNGIYVMNMVGHPKHAVKALDLGVDIVCAQGTEAGGHTGDIASSVLIPAVVDVARRYKPPMLKGSSALVLAAGGICNGRGVAAALMQGASAVWVGTRFVASVEANSSNDHKQAVVDCDFTETERTLVLSGRPLRMKPNDYIKRWNRNPQQIQDLCNRGVVPVEYDLENGAEDIDVPHFMGQVAGSIRRIQPAGEIVQELVDEAVEMLRMGGTYLNGGSKL